A single genomic interval of Salmo trutta chromosome 13, fSalTru1.1, whole genome shotgun sequence harbors:
- the f9a gene encoding coagulation factor IX: MATVYLFLLLCVMLLDCRLGWGAPVFLSGQAADSVLRRQRRHNTGVFEEMLWGNLERECLEERCDLEEAREAFENEEKTMEFWFSYEDGDQCKSSPCLNQGSCKDQKASYTCSCLRGFTGTNCEIVTARQCVVNNGECMHFCESLGTYGAECSCAEGYKLAQDRVNCNPEVEFPCGRDRRTVITEMSRSLLTLKNTRSDANVTTTLSLAPANTTRPPFGELNTRIRIVGGDTVTPGDIPWQAALVQRPSGQVFCGGSILSQLWVITAAHCLVEGQQGSFFVRVGEHNINDNEGTEQDHEVSKQYKHPLYDSQQSLYNHDIALLRLHNPITFSSHARPICLGPKVFAEDLVKDQSPATVSGWGRTRFQGATSHLLQKVEVPFTERTSCKDSSSARITKYMFCAGYAHVAKDSCQGDSGGPHTNRYHDTWFLTGIVSWGEECAKDGKYGVYTRVSHYYRWIRHVMSVTKRVLHDILDD; this comes from the exons ATGGCAACAGTTTACCTATTCCTCCTCCTGTGTGTGATGCTGCTAGACTGCCGGCTGGGCTGGGGAG CTCCAGTGTTCCTGTCAGGCCAGGCAGCAGACAGTGTGCTGAGGAGACAGCGGCGTCACAACACAGGGGTGTTCGAGGAGATGTTATGGGGGAACCTGGAGAGAGAATGTCTGGAGGAGAGGTGTGACCTGGAGGAGGCCAGGGAAGCATTTGAGAATGAAGAGAAgacg ATGGAGTTTTGGTTCAGTTATGAAG ATGGGGACCAGTGTAAGTCGTCCCCCTGTCTTAACCAGGGCTCCTGTAAAGACCAGAAAGCATCCTACACCTGCAGCTGTCTACGAGGCTTCACTGGGACCAACTGTGAGATAG TAACGGCTAGACAGTGCGTGGTGAATAATGGAGAATGTATGCACTTCTGCGAGAGCCTGGGCACCTATGGGGCAGAGTGTAGCTGTGCAGAGGGCTACAAGCTGGCGCAGGATCGAGTCAACTGCAATCCTGAAG TGGAGTTCCCTTGTGGCAGAGACAGGCGGACTGTGATCACGGAAATGTCTAGATCATTACTCACCCTTAAGAACACAAGATCAGATGCCAACGTTACCACAACCCTCTCCCTCGCCCCAGCCAATACCACCAGGCCCCCCTTCGGAGAACTCAACACCAGAATACGTATTGTAGGTGGTGACACGGTCACCCCTGGAGATATCCCATGGCAG GCAGCTCTGGTGCAGAGGCCCAGTGGTCAGGTGTTCTGTGGGGGCTCTATCCTCAGTCAGTTGTGGGTCATCACTGCTGCCCACTGTCTGGTGGAGGGACAGCAGGGATCTTTCTTCGTCAGAGTGG GGGAGCATAACATCAATGACAATGAGGGCACGGAACAGGACCACGAGGTGTCGAAGCAGTACAAACATCCACTCTACGACTCCCAGCAGAGTCTGTACAACCATGATATCGCCCTGCTGCGCCTGCACAACCCCATCACATTCTCCTCCCATGCCAGACCCATTTGCCTGGGGCCCAAGGTCTTCGCCGAGGACCTGGTGAAGGATCAGTCCCCGGCTACGGTCAGCGGCTGGGGTCGCACACGCTTCCAGGGGGCCACGTCTCACTTACTACAGAAGGTAGAGGTGCCATTTACAGAGAGGACGTCGTGTAAGGATAGCAGTAGTGCCCGTATCACCAAGTATATGTTCTGTGCCGGCTATGCTCACGTGGCCAAAGACTCGTGCCAGGGGGACAGCGGGGGTCCCCATACCAACCGTTACCATGACACCTGGTTCCTTACAGGGATAGTGAGCTGGGGGGAGGAGTGTGCCAAGGATGGGAAGTATGGGGTATACACCAGAGTGTCACATTACTATAGATGGATACGTCACGTTATGTCAGTGACCAAGCGCGTGCTGCATGACATCCTGGATGACTAA